The Flavobacteriales bacterium genome contains the following window.
GCGCCTCCTCAAAGTGAGGGCCTATGAACATGCCGAAAGCGATCCCGGCGGGAGCAGCAGCACCAAAAACGGCCAAGTAGCCCCAGGTCATCGGCCCACCGGCATTTGCCGAACGCAGGACCAAAGCCAGGGCTATGGCCACCGGGAAGTGATGCAGCATGACACCCAGTGCGAAAGGCATATCGTTGGCAACCTCCGGCTCGGCGAAGGGCACACCCTCGATGAAGGCGTGCAAGCAGAGACTTACAAGAACAGCAGCGGGCAGCCGACTTCCAGCACCCAGGTGCATGTGCCCGTGCTCCAATCCGCGACTGAAGAACTCGAGAATGACCTGTAACAGGAAACCGGCCAACAACCAAACCCCGGCCTCCTCCCCTGCTTCAAGGATCAGCTCCGGGAGCATGTGCAGCAACGCCACGGCCAGCAGGAACGCTCCACTGAACGAAAGGCTCAGTTTCAGCAGTGCTCCCTGGGGACGCACCCAGAACATCAGCGCTCCGGCCAGCAATGGCACTGCAAAAAGTCCGATGGCGATCCAGGCGGTCATTCAAGTGGTCGTTGGGCCCACAGGATGGCCCGTTCAGAAGTTTCCGGCTCATAGGGTCCACCATCGAAATCGCCGAACACGCCCCGAAGATGAAAGCCTTCCTGTTCGAGAAGGTCCCTGATCTCCGCTGGTGTGAGGGCGATCACGCGCTCCATGAAATGCCGACGGGCATCTTCGTCCTCAACGCGTATGCTCTTTTCAATGAAGCCGTCGTGCACACGTCGGTTGATGACGAAGCGTGTATGGCCAATGGTGCACTCCTCACTTGCCACCAGCGCGCTGATGACCCGTGGCGTGTTCATGAAGTCGATGACCAGGGATCCTCCGGGGCGCAGCGCTTGGAACATGTTATGGACCGCGGCCGTGTCGTCACTTCTCTCATCGAAGTATCCGAAACTGGTAAAGAGGTTCACCACGAGGTCGAAGTCAGCACGGCCAAAGGCCTGACGCATGTCGTGCACTTTGAAAAGCGCCGTCGGAACACGCTCTGCTGCCTCCGCAACGGCCTCAGGGCATATGTCCAAACCCACGGTCACGAGCCCGTTCCCACTGAACCAATGGGCATGACGACCGCGGCCGCACCCTACGTCCAAAACCGCAGCACCTCGCGGCGTTCCGGTCAATCTCAAGATGGCCTCGACCTGGCGCCGGGCCTCACCCTCGTCACGCCGACCATACAGCATCGTGTAGTACGGCGTGCCGAACCAATCGTTGAACCAACCCTTGCGCATCGGGACCGCGAATGTAGGCGCGCACTGCCGAGGTACTTTTGCGCCATGCGCACATTGCTTTGTTGCTTGTTTGCCGGCTTGGTCATCGGTTGCGAGAACGATGATCAAACACCGCTCGCCGAGGATGTGTCCATGGTGGTGGACCATTCCGTGGTCAGTGCACCAGTGGTGTCGGTGTACCCGCTGCTGCGTGCCTTGCGCGCGGGGGAACTGCCGTGGGACTCGCTCCAGGCACATACCTGCGCCACGATCGACAGTATTACCGGCGATACGGCTGCTTTCCCGACCAACGGGCCGATTTCGCTGCATTTGCGCTATCCCGACGGGGGGTGCCTGGATATTGATGGTCGCGATCGCGCCGGCGCACTCACGATCACATTGGAGGAAGTCCTTGGAGAGGCTGCTGGGGCGTTCACTGCTTCGAGCAGTGGTCTTACGGTCACCGGGACCAAGATCCGGTTCGCGATGTCGGGTAATTCGTCCGGGGCCGGTCAAGCGGTGGAACTCGACAGCTGTTTCGTGTGGATCAGCGGCGCGTGGGCACTAAAGACCCAGGGTCTGCTTTCCTACACCATGACGGCAGGCAACACCACCACCGATCACACGGATGACGCATACGTGGTCAACCGCTCCGGCAATGGCCTTGACCGGGACGGCCGCGCTTATTCGGTCAGCACGTCCACGCCGTTGCGCTACGCGCTCGACTGCCCATGGGTGACCGAAGGCAAAGAACTGATCATGCCCAGTGGGCTCGAGCAGCGTGTCCTCGACCACGGCGCAGGCGCTTGTGATGGTTATTCGGGCATCATCCTGAACGGGGACACCATCGGGTTGACAATTCCGTGAATAACTGCCCGCACCCACGTCCAAGGCCCACCTCCCTCACGAGCCTAGCTTTACCCATTGCAAGCGGTATCCAGAAAACCGCCTTTCCATGACGCCCATCCAACTCGAAGGCACCCCGAAAACCCCGACCGTGAACTTCGATGCATCATCGGGTGAATTGGAGATCAGGGGGCGTTCCATCCCTGAGAACAGTCTCGAGTTCTACAAACCACTGATCGATTGGATCGACAAGTACGCCAAGAGCGCCCAGTCGAAAACAACGCTGCGGGTACAACTCGAGTACTTCAATACCAGTAGCAGCAAGTGCATCCTGGACGTCTTCAAGAAGCTGGAGCAGGTGCGTGCTGCCGGCAATGACGTATCCGTCCTTTGGCACTATGAAGCCGACGACGAAGACATGTTGGAAGCCGGCGAGGATTATCAGGCCATCATCAACATCCCCTTCAAGATGATCCAGATCGAGGAAGTGGATGACAAGTCTTGACTACGCCCCGTGCATTCCGGGGCTGCTGAACCGTTTGAGCAACTTGGGGAACAGGTCGGCTTGGAGGGCGGCGAAGAACAGCAGTGTCATCCCCCAAAGCACGAGGACGTTCGCGGCCAACGTGTTGATGCGCCAGCCCAGCAGCAGCTTGGTGGGTGCGTAGAAATGAGCCGAGAACAAGCCGTCTTCCCGGGGGTCTTGGTAGATCGGATCGCTCTTTTGCACCAGCCTTCCCTCAGATTCCACGATCACGTTCACCTCGTTCTTATTGGTCACCGCGTCCGCTAGGCTTTCGTTGCGATAGGAGTCCATCAGCGCGAAATAGGACGACCGCGCCTGTGGGGTTGAGGTCATTTCATGGATACGGCTCTCCTTGGCCCTTTCGGAGGTTTGGTACACGTGCCGGTAATGGCTCGTCAAGGTATTGAGCGCATCATCTACGGCGTCCAGGACGGCTAGGTCAACCCGACCTGGCTGGAGCCGATCCAGTTCAGGGATCTCGAAACCGCTCAACAGGCGTTGCTCCTGCTCCAATTCGCGATGCAGCAATCCAACGCTGTACGCGAGGTCCGTGGTTGATCCCTGCCCCTTCAGCTCCCGGCGGACCTCCTCCACATGGTTCCGCAGTTCGCGTACCCACAGGTCCTTCTTCCAATTGGCGTTCTTCATGCGCTGATCGAACGGGTAGAAATTGCGCTCGTAGTCGTTCACCGTGAACTGCGCCACGGCCATTGCTTCGTAAGCCCACCGACTGGCCATGATGTTACCTATCCAGGGCACGCTCCGTTCGTTGGAGAACCATGGGTGGAGCTTGTCGTACTTTACGATGATCCCGCTGAAGAGCAACTGCGGGATGATGAGCACGGGTATAAGGATGTAGATGACCTTCGCGCTGTTGAAGCTCGCGCTTACGTTCAGGCCAAGGACGT
Protein-coding sequences here:
- a CDS encoding ZIP family metal transporter, translated to MTAWIAIGLFAVPLLAGALMFWVRPQGALLKLSLSFSGAFLLAVALLHMLPELILEAGEEAGVWLLAGFLLQVILEFFSRGLEHGHMHLGAGSRLPAAVLVSLCLHAFIEGVPFAEPEVANDMPFALGVMLHHFPVAIALALVLRSANAGGPMTWGYLAVFGAAAPAGIAFGMFIGPHFEEALSAALGVALGMFLHIATTIIFESSKEHRIDRSRFAAVLVGCLLALAMVH
- a CDS encoding class I SAM-dependent methyltransferase, which encodes MRKGWFNDWFGTPYYTMLYGRRDEGEARRQVEAILRLTGTPRGAAVLDVGCGRGRHAHWFSGNGLVTVGLDICPEAVAEAAERVPTALFKVHDMRQAFGRADFDLVVNLFTSFGYFDERSDDTAAVHNMFQALRPGGSLVIDFMNTPRVISALVASEECTIGHTRFVINRRVHDGFIEKSIRVEDEDARRHFMERVIALTPAEIRDLLEQEGFHLRGVFGDFDGGPYEPETSERAILWAQRPLE
- a CDS encoding DUF1987 domain-containing protein yields the protein MTPIQLEGTPKTPTVNFDASSGELEIRGRSIPENSLEFYKPLIDWIDKYAKSAQSKTTLRVQLEYFNTSSSKCILDVFKKLEQVRAAGNDVSVLWHYEADDEDMLEAGEDYQAIINIPFKMIQIEEVDDKS